A stretch of DNA from Babesia bovis T2Bo chromosome 2, whole genome shotgun sequence:
TTTTTGGGGGAAGTTAGGATGTGCCATGTACCATCTTTAGCAAAGACGAAGAGTGTTTCTGGAAATTGGAATCCCGTCAGCCATAGTCTGTGTAGACATGAGTAATATCATGTTTTAGGTCACGAATAACACCGACAACATGTTACACACTTGTATACTATACTAGAATAGCAACTCACTGGAGCAATTCAGAGGCTGTTGCGCTTGCATTGTTCTGGTTCTTCCCAGTGCATACAAATATGAGATTGACCGATTCTAATTCTGGAGTATCAAAAACCTTGGAGAGCTGTTTtaattttaattttacTTCGTCAAAGTTGATGACGACGCTGCGCTTCGTGTCAGCCATCGTTAATTATGTTTACTGAATAGCGTTGTGCCACACAGGTCTAGCAGGAGGAGGATGAAATAACTGCGTAGTTCCACAGCACACTAATTATATGGCAATATTTCACcatttatatcatattttaATTAGGTGTGTTGGCGTTAACGATGTAAGATGCTAATAATAACCAGCTAGTGTATGATGTTGTACATTCCATGGCACTAGACAACAAAATGCCTTCTCTGGCTACTCAGAGGTATTTTGTTacaaatataatgttaattATAAGATCGTACGCTATTTTAATTTTGATATTTGCTATATAGTTTGGCAGCCATACGCTATGGCATGGTCATCATGATCCTGGAGATTCCAGCGTCGTATATACGTTTAGATATAGCAATGCTACGTAGATCGTTTAATCTTTGGGCCTGGATATATCTACTTTTGTGCAATATGTCGTATTAGTTTTGGTGTACCCCATGATAGCGTCATACTTTACTCCCCGTATAATCGTGTCTTAGGGTATTATACTGCTTACTTTATAATCGGGGTTTTAAGTTTGTTGTGTATAGtctttatatacacattttattatatttgtGGTACTGCTTTATCCTGTATCATCATGAGTCGTGAAGAGGAATCCGCTCGCGTCTATGTTGGCAACCTTCCTGAGTCTTGCACTCAGAAGGACATTGAAGATGAGTTTGGTAAATTCGGGAAGCTGATAAGTTGTGATTTGAAGAAGAATGCGGGTGGTAGTACATTTGCGTTTTTGGAATACGAGGACGCTCGTGATGCTCACGACGCCATTAAGGACCGTGATGGTAGTGAGTATGAGGGTCGTCGTTTACGTGTAGAGACTCCGTTTAGTGCTAAGGATGATGGTCGTCCAGCTCGTCGTCGTGGTCCTGGCGCCCCTCGTCGCGGCCGTTATATAGTAGAGGTATGTGATCACGTTGTATTGATTTTATACATTGTTTTTCAGGTGTCTGGCTTGCCACCAACTGGTAGTTGGCAGGACTTGAAGGACCACATGCGTGAGGCTGGTGAATGTGCTCATGCTGATGTGTTCCGCGGTGGTGTTGGCGAGGTTTCATTCTATTCCCGCAGTGACATGGAGTATGCCATTGACAAGTTTGATGGCTCTACTTTCAAATCTCATGAGGGTATGTCTAGCTTGTTTATTAGCATGGTTTTATAGGTGAGAAATCTAAGATTCGCGTTCGAGAGTTGCGTTCACACTACCGTAGTCGTAGCAGGAGTGGTTCCCATCGTAGACACAGGCGTCACCACATTAGGGACTACGACAGGAGTCGCCGGAGTCCATACAGCCGTGGGCGCAGTACCGATCGCAGCCGCGAGCGGGAACACAGACATCGTTCGCGTTCTGGCTCATATGGTCGTCACCGACGAGATTGAACCCCTTCCAATTGTAATAATTGGGTACAACTTATGCTGGAATGTTCTAATTATTGGAGGCGTTATGTCGGTGCCGGCGCGAGCTGGCGAGGACATAGAGGTGCTCTTACGCTGAACTTTGAATCTGGCTGTGAGTATTGATCGCTATATTTCGTAATCAACCTTTCTTTCGAAAGGTGTAATATAGTTTAACCCTAGAACGTTATTGTGTAAATCGCGTAGTACCTGACGTGCCACTGTATATCAGCTGCAGTGTGTCATTGGTATACAATGAACGGCTCCACTCCCTGCCGTCATTATGACGGCGAGAGTACGCACTCTTCGCCTGGGCAAATGCCGGAATCGGTTTGGGATGAGAAGTGGCACAATATGGTCCTCCATCAGAAATTGAGAAAGGAGCAGGATGCGCGTCTACGTCAAAAGCTTAAGGAGGAGCGCGAGATGGAGGAGTTCATTGAGTGTACCTTTACTCCTAAGACCCACGGCAGGTCCAAAAATCGGACCTCGGAGGAGGTGCTACGCATCTTGAAGCCCCTCATAGGTGAGGAGGAACGTATTCTTCAGGAGTTAGCTCGTATTGACAACGAAGAAGAGGCCATGATACAGCAGTTGAGCATTGGTTTGAGGCGCCATATTGCTATTACCCAGGGTTGTGAGACTGAGCAGCTAATTCATCTCTGCGAGCAGTATCGTGAGGAGCGCCTTAAGGAAATATCCAAAGTGAAGAACCTTAAGCTTGATGTTGTTGGTCTTTTGCATGAAGTTGAGCGCAAGTTTAACCTCATTTGCGTCAAGGAGGGCTTGACTGAGGATGACACTGAGCGTGCTGGCTTTAGCATTGAATCTTGCCGGCGTATAAAGAAGGAGATCCTCGAATCAATAAAGGGTGTAGACACGTTGAAGGACCGTTCTAAAGTGACATCTGAGATTGATGCCATTATACGTAAAGCCAAAGAGGACGTTGAAAGGCATCGTATACAGATGCTTAACAACCAATTCGTACACCGCTCAATGGGTGCAAAGATGCCCATTCACCCTCGTAATCAATTGCCATTTGTACCGCAGGTACCTTATATGGCAGTTAACCCACGGGTTCCTTTTAGGGCTCCCGCTATGAATCAGAACGCTCCGCAGATATTCTATCCTCAAGGTGTGCCACAGGTGCCCAACGCCCAGCCTGGCACTCTCAAATACCTCCACCAGCCGGTGAATCAAATTAGGGGAACGCAGGATGCATCTATGGTACAACCTG
This window harbors:
- a CDS encoding Serine/arginine-rich splicing factor 9 yields the protein MSREEESARVYVGNLPESCTQKDIEDEFGKFGKLISCDLKKNAGGSTFAFLEYEDARDAHDAIKDRDGSEYEGRRLRVETPFSAKDDGRPARRRGPGAPRRGRYIVEVSGLPPTGSWQDLKDHMREAGECAHADVFRGGVGEVSFYSRSDMEYAIDKFDGSTFKSHEGEKSKIRVRELRSHYRSRSRSGSHRRHRRHHIRDYDRSRRSPYSRGRSTDRSREREHRHRSRSGSYGRHRRD